One segment of Nostoc flagelliforme CCNUN1 DNA contains the following:
- a CDS encoding serine/threonine-protein kinase has product MTYHIIGKLLQGRYKIIQSLSAGVFGQTYIAVDVDYPENPKCVVKQIKVSSSESGYLDLEMLRLLFLTETQTLKLLGSHHQIPEFIACFEENERFYLVQEQIEGHALTAELPIAQQWGCLWSESEVVEFLIDVLGILEFVHSQGVIHCDIKPENLIRRNSDGKLVLIDFGSIQSIDFGIGAELPIYRIPVTSLGYIPPEQFIGQTQPNSDIYALGMIAIQALTGLEPLQLKADPSTNEIVWRSENTPVNDYLAAVLSQMIRYDYQNRFQSTGEVLRVLKQIIWEQPPEILEADDHFFIEAAIENDNPTSGKSSPLLTGMKVGLAANSLVMGFGVYSLINAAPAYSETETLSKATQEYQAGDLEEAIALAKSIPSHSNVYPEAQATIEEWQEQWQVAAQQYQIAQTAFHDSKWSDVIHAVANIPNILYWKSKTDKLVQQAYVNIEAQTQYLLAKAYDSADTKDFSAALQYLRQIPKESRAGALVQDKLAEYNRKRQIRAAYFLQKAYKNAFVGNFDQAVKFLQNIPNDTLVYTQAQVKLNEYTQKQRLLAGNQKIASAKIKNSFVSKNSATNIEYLQGGNYLQEVNIR; this is encoded by the coding sequence ATGACCTACCACATAATCGGTAAATTACTACAAGGGCGTTACAAAATTATCCAAAGCCTGAGTGCAGGGGTGTTTGGACAAACATACATAGCTGTAGACGTAGATTATCCAGAGAATCCCAAATGCGTTGTTAAGCAGATTAAAGTTAGCAGTTCCGAATCCGGCTACTTGGACTTGGAGATGTTGAGGTTACTGTTTCTGACTGAAACCCAAACCCTGAAGCTTTTGGGAAGCCACCACCAAATTCCTGAATTTATCGCCTGCTTTGAAGAAAACGAGCGATTTTATTTAGTCCAAGAGCAGATTGAAGGACATGCGCTGACTGCGGAATTACCCATTGCTCAACAGTGGGGGTGTCTGTGGAGTGAAAGCGAAGTTGTAGAATTTCTGATAGATGTCTTAGGTATTCTGGAATTTGTTCATTCTCAGGGCGTTATCCATTGTGATATCAAACCAGAAAACTTGATTAGACGTAATAGCGATGGCAAGTTAGTTCTGATTGACTTTGGCTCAATCCAGTCTATCGATTTTGGCATAGGTGCGGAGTTGCCCATTTATAGAATTCCCGTTACTTCATTAGGGTATATACCGCCAGAGCAATTTATTGGACAAACACAGCCCAACAGTGATATTTATGCTTTGGGTATGATTGCTATCCAGGCTTTAACAGGGTTAGAACCACTACAATTAAAAGCTGATCCTTCTACTAATGAAATTGTTTGGCGTTCTGAAAACACGCCAGTTAACGATTATTTAGCTGCTGTTCTCAGCCAAATGATCCGCTACGATTATCAAAACCGCTTCCAGTCTACGGGTGAGGTGCTGCGGGTACTCAAACAAATAATATGGGAGCAGCCACCAGAAATATTGGAAGCAGATGATCATTTTTTTATAGAGGCGGCGATTGAAAATGATAATCCTACATCTGGGAAATCATCTCCGTTATTAACAGGAATGAAAGTAGGGCTGGCGGCTAATTCTTTAGTAATGGGATTTGGTGTATATTCTTTAATTAATGCTGCACCTGCATACTCAGAAACAGAAACTTTATCTAAAGCCACACAAGAATATCAAGCAGGAGATTTAGAAGAAGCGATCGCACTTGCTAAATCAATTCCCTCCCACAGCAATGTTTATCCAGAAGCGCAAGCCACAATTGAAGAATGGCAAGAGCAATGGCAAGTAGCTGCACAGCAATACCAAATAGCTCAAACAGCTTTCCATGATAGCAAATGGTCAGATGTTATTCATGCGGTTGCAAATATTCCAAATATTTTATATTGGAAATCTAAAACAGATAAATTAGTTCAGCAAGCATACGTCAACATTGAAGCACAGACGCAATATTTATTAGCAAAAGCTTACGATAGTGCCGATACAAAAGATTTTTCTGCTGCATTACAATATCTGCGGCAAATTCCTAAAGAAAGTCGTGCGGGTGCTTTAGTTCAAGACAAGTTGGCTGAGTACAATCGAAAGCGGCAGATCAGAGCAGCTTACTTTTTACAGAAAGCCTATAAGAATGCATTTGTTGGTAATTTTGATCAGGCTGTAAAATTTCTCCAAAATATTCCCAACGATACTCTAGTTTATACTCAAGCTCAAGTCAAATTGAATGAGTATACTCAAAAACAACGCCTGCTAGCTGGCAATCAAAAGATAGCTTCTGCAAAAATAAAAAATTCATTTGTCTCTAAAAACTCAGCCACTAATATTGAATATCTTCAAGGAGGAAATTACTTGCAAGAGGTTAATATTCGCTAG
- a CDS encoding PEP-CTERM sorting domain-containing protein (PEP-CTERM proteins occur, often in large numbers, in the proteomes of bacteria that also encode an exosortase, a predicted intramembrane cysteine proteinase. The presence of a PEP-CTERM domain at a protein's C-terminus predicts cleavage within the sorting domain, followed by covalent anchoring to some some component of the (usually Gram-negative) cell surface. Many PEP-CTERM proteins exhibit an unusual sequence composition that includes large numbers of potential glycosylation sites. Expression of one such protein has been shown restore the ability of a bacterium to form floc, a type of biofilm.): MKNCYKLAITAAIVGFGLGTLNIAQAATVSLSSSNQGWWNTITSNTNINDNYITGNYSPVSFRSFFTFDLGTLAGVSSATLQVQRFEGSGNPTQTLGFFDVSTSADVLAQKANNPDTNIYNDLGSGKNYGTFNVSTSGDQNEILSFVLNSDAIADINARSGQFFSIGGALLGDLGFGDQYLFGLSFDSSATLVVNTVPEPGTISGAALVGIIGLCLKRKRKAFQNV, from the coding sequence ATGAAAAACTGTTACAAATTGGCAATTACAGCTGCTATTGTTGGATTTGGATTAGGAACGCTGAACATAGCACAAGCAGCAACTGTTAGTTTGAGTAGTTCAAATCAAGGTTGGTGGAATACGATAACTAGTAACACGAACATCAACGACAACTATATAACTGGGAATTACAGCCCGGTTAGTTTTCGTAGCTTCTTTACATTCGATCTTGGTACTTTAGCTGGAGTCTCCTCAGCAACTTTGCAAGTTCAACGATTTGAAGGTTCAGGAAATCCAACACAGACTTTAGGTTTTTTTGATGTTTCAACATCTGCTGATGTGCTTGCTCAAAAAGCTAACAATCCCGATACCAATATTTATAACGATTTGGGAAGTGGTAAAAATTACGGTACTTTTAACGTCAGCACCTCTGGCGATCAAAACGAAATCCTAAGCTTTGTTCTCAACTCAGACGCTATTGCAGATATTAACGCCAGAAGTGGACAATTTTTCTCAATTGGAGGTGCGCTTTTGGGTGATCTTGGATTTGGTGACCAGTATCTGTTTGGATTGAGTTTTGATTCGTCTGCTACACTTGTGGTTAATACTGTTCCCGAACCTGGTACTATTAGCGGGGCAGCGCTTGTTGGTATTATAGGTTTGTGCCTAAAGCGCAAAAGAAAAGCGTTCCAAAATGTATAG
- a CDS encoding hybrid sensor histidine kinase/response regulator: MIRANSRLSASNRESHPSRNLLIRFILGGTTLIVSISAYFSYQAARNMMLKDLRHSAFLEVQRGGAEIEEWLHVRQVEVQTLANTSTVRSLNWSVAEPYLKAEVKRIHEFFLFQIATPDGSYSNTKVGRANKNIQDRDYFQKAIAGKTNISDPFISRSTGISLIAISTPIWPNSAISSSPIGTFHGNVRVDHIADVVNSLYYGANSYAFALNSQGQAIIHPNSALMSTVEKPAPSLLKIGDRNLNAIAQQMVNKQQGIELMEIDGTKKYVAYLPLQAANWSVALVIPRENIESRLQFLDLIALIVGGLTVTMITVLWQVQAFEQAELKKSKAAADTANHAKSEFLANMSHELRTPLNGILGCAQILLRSPALPNQEQYHVNIIEQCGSHLLTLINDILDLSKIEAKKLELHPVDVHFSSFLQGIVEICQIRAKQKGILFVYKPAINLPTGVHVDVKRLRQVLLNLLGNAIKFTDEGQVTFNIEVIDQPPSDRQKHRLRCTVEDTGIGITPAELSKIFLPFEQVGDKKRQAEGTGLGLAITRQLVQMMGSDIHVESQIGQGSSFWFELEIPEAIDWVQSAIAASEKQIIGFEGNSYTILMIDDRWENRTVITNLLQPLGFNVVEASNGKEGLEIAIALKPDLIITDLLMPEMDGFELIEHLRHTPEIQNVKIIVSSASVFEADKHRSLQAGGNAFLSKPIHVDELLDQLEKYLNLVWIYKQSQPDEEKAKEATANSQSAQLTPPSPQVLQELVTLASKGNFNAILKWADQLEETDITFAPFANEIRQLARQFDEDLILKFLTQYAIETV; the protein is encoded by the coding sequence TTGATCCGAGCAAACTCCAGGCTATCAGCATCTAATAGAGAAAGTCATCCCTCACGAAATTTACTAATTCGATTTATTCTTGGCGGCACTACCCTTATAGTCAGTATTTCTGCTTATTTTAGCTATCAAGCCGCTAGAAATATGATGCTAAAAGATTTGAGACATAGCGCTTTTTTAGAGGTACAGAGAGGGGGTGCTGAAATTGAGGAGTGGTTACACGTTCGCCAAGTAGAGGTACAAACTCTAGCGAATACTTCAACTGTACGTTCCTTAAACTGGTCTGTGGCAGAACCTTATTTAAAAGCAGAAGTCAAACGGATTCATGAATTTTTCTTGTTCCAAATAGCTACCCCTGATGGTTCATATTCCAATACAAAAGTTGGTCGAGCAAATAAAAATATTCAGGATCGAGACTACTTTCAAAAAGCAATTGCGGGAAAGACCAACATTTCCGATCCCTTCATTAGCCGTTCTACAGGAATTTCTTTAATTGCGATATCTACCCCGATTTGGCCAAATTCTGCTATCAGTAGTTCACCGATAGGGACTTTCCACGGTAATGTAAGAGTCGATCACATTGCAGATGTTGTCAACTCCCTCTACTACGGTGCGAATAGTTATGCTTTCGCTCTCAATTCCCAAGGACAAGCGATCATCCATCCTAACTCGGCGTTAATGTCAACCGTAGAAAAACCTGCACCCAGCCTGCTGAAAATTGGCGATCGCAATTTAAATGCGATCGCGCAGCAGATGGTAAACAAACAACAGGGAATTGAGTTAATGGAAATTGACGGCACTAAAAAGTATGTAGCTTATCTGCCGTTGCAAGCCGCTAATTGGTCTGTGGCTTTGGTGATTCCCCGCGAAAATATCGAATCTCGATTACAATTCCTCGATTTAATCGCCTTAATTGTTGGTGGATTGACAGTCACCATGATTACCGTCTTGTGGCAAGTGCAAGCATTTGAACAAGCTGAACTAAAAAAATCTAAAGCTGCGGCTGATACAGCCAACCATGCTAAAAGTGAATTTTTAGCCAACATGAGTCATGAACTGCGAACGCCTTTGAATGGCATTCTCGGTTGTGCCCAAATTTTACTGCGTTCCCCAGCTTTACCGAATCAAGAGCAATATCACGTTAATATTATTGAACAATGCGGCTCTCATCTGCTGACTTTAATTAATGATATTTTGGATCTCTCCAAAATTGAAGCAAAAAAGCTAGAACTGCATCCAGTTGATGTGCATTTCTCCTCTTTTCTCCAAGGAATTGTGGAAATATGCCAGATTCGGGCAAAACAAAAAGGCATTTTGTTTGTCTATAAACCCGCGATAAACTTACCTACAGGAGTTCATGTTGATGTCAAAAGATTACGTCAGGTGTTATTGAATCTGTTGGGAAATGCCATCAAATTTACAGATGAAGGTCAGGTTACTTTCAATATTGAAGTAATCGATCAACCTCCCAGCGATCGCCAGAAACATCGCCTTCGCTGCACCGTAGAAGATACGGGAATTGGTATAACTCCCGCAGAATTGAGCAAAATTTTCTTGCCATTTGAACAAGTAGGTGACAAAAAGCGCCAAGCTGAAGGTACAGGGCTGGGTTTAGCTATTACTCGACAGTTAGTACAGATGATGGGTAGCGATATCCATGTTGAGAGTCAGATCGGTCAGGGGAGTAGCTTCTGGTTTGAGTTGGAGATTCCCGAAGCAATAGACTGGGTACAATCTGCGATCGCAGCATCAGAGAAACAAATCATTGGCTTTGAGGGTAACTCTTACACCATCCTGATGATTGACGATCGCTGGGAGAATCGCACCGTGATTACAAACTTACTGCAACCACTGGGTTTTAATGTAGTTGAAGCCAGCAATGGTAAAGAAGGTTTAGAAATAGCGATCGCCCTCAAGCCAGACTTAATTATCACAGATTTGCTGATGCCAGAAATGGATGGGTTTGAATTAATTGAACACCTGCGTCACACTCCAGAAATTCAGAACGTCAAGATTATCGTTTCTTCCGCTAGTGTCTTTGAAGCCGACAAACATCGCAGTCTGCAAGCTGGAGGTAACGCCTTCTTAAGCAAACCTATACATGTAGATGAATTATTGGATCAACTAGAAAAATACTTAAATTTGGTATGGATTTACAAGCAATCTCAGCCCGATGAAGAAAAAGCCAAAGAAGCAACAGCAAATAGCCAATCTGCTCAATTAACCCCTCCTTCCCCCCAAGTGTTGCAGGAACTAGTCACCTTAGCCAGTAAAGGTAACTTCAATGCCATTCTCAAGTGGGCCGATCAACTGGAGGAAACAGACATAACCTTCGCGCCATTTGCTAACGAAATAAGGCAACTAGCAAGACAATTTGATGAAGATTTAATCCTCAAGTTTTTGACTCAATATGCAATAGAAACAGTATGA
- a CDS encoding tetratricopeptide repeat protein — protein sequence MLGNTLVGRYQIISNLGGGGFGETFVASDTQLPGSPPCVVKKLKPQASDPVTLETARRLFDTEAQVLYKLGTHDRIPQLLAYFEENAEFYLVQELIEGHDLSLELIPGKTWSQEQVISLLQELLTILEFVHQQNVIHRDVNPRNILRRHPDGKLILIDFGAVKQITTQVILPEGSIKGTIAIGTPGYIPGEQAHGTPKLSSDIYATGIIAIQALTGLSPEEIVKDADTNEIIWQNQATVTPEFAQFLEKMVCYDFRQRYPSATVALQALKELTQPPAQTIALTPISLPKNINKPQPKKGILGKIFLAIFLIGVSGIASILIFNHINSNNAIELSKQGNTLFDLQRYQDALEVYEKAVNIRPDYAQGWNGQGKTLYKLKKYKDALAAYDKAIQIQPDYFEAWSGRGFVLGSLQRYQEAIASFDKALQLNNESSEVWNAKGEAFSNLNQYDQAIKSFEKAIELKPDNYEAWYKKGLALQTSNRYEEAIAAYEKVVALKPDYEQAWYNWGNSLVNLRRYRDAFTAYDKAVQYKSNYYQAWLSRGNVLLNLQRYPEAIESFNQVIKYNPSNYQAWYNLGWSLHQTQRYEEAIKSYKKAATLKQKDYQLWYNLGNSQYILQKYEDAIASYNKAVRYKPDHSESWYSRGNALLNLKQFKDAIASYDQAIKYKPNYQQAIDGRNQAQIQLQGEISKPKPVIVPVLPFPNATNSPQTTP from the coding sequence ATGCTGGGAAACACACTTGTAGGAAGATACCAAATTATTAGTAACTTGGGAGGTGGGGGTTTTGGTGAAACTTTTGTGGCAAGTGATACCCAATTACCCGGTTCACCTCCATGTGTCGTTAAGAAACTTAAACCCCAGGCAAGTGATCCCGTAACCTTGGAGACAGCTAGGCGTTTATTTGATACGGAAGCACAAGTTCTGTATAAATTAGGAACTCACGATCGCATTCCCCAACTTTTAGCTTACTTTGAGGAGAACGCCGAATTTTATCTCGTACAGGAATTGATCGAAGGGCATGACTTGAGTCTAGAATTAATTCCAGGTAAAACCTGGAGTCAAGAGCAAGTAATTTCACTTTTACAAGAACTTTTGACAATCTTAGAATTTGTCCATCAACAAAATGTAATTCACCGTGATGTGAATCCACGAAATATCCTCAGACGCCACCCAGATGGCAAATTAATCTTAATTGATTTTGGTGCAGTTAAACAAATTACTACCCAGGTAATTCTTCCCGAAGGCTCAATTAAAGGTACTATTGCGATAGGTACGCCTGGATATATCCCTGGAGAACAAGCTCATGGTACGCCAAAATTAAGCAGTGATATTTACGCTACGGGAATAATTGCTATTCAAGCTCTCACTGGATTATCACCAGAGGAAATAGTAAAAGATGCCGATACTAATGAAATTATCTGGCAGAATCAAGCCACGGTAACGCCAGAGTTCGCTCAATTCTTAGAAAAGATGGTGTGCTACGACTTTCGCCAACGCTATCCTTCGGCAACGGTGGCATTACAAGCACTGAAAGAGTTAACACAACCACCCGCACAGACAATTGCATTAACTCCTATTTCTTTGCCCAAAAATATAAACAAACCTCAACCTAAAAAAGGTATTTTGGGTAAAATTTTCCTAGCAATATTTTTAATTGGGGTTAGCGGAATAGCATCAATATTAATTTTTAATCACATTAATTCAAATAACGCTATAGAATTATCCAAACAAGGAAATACTCTTTTTGATTTGCAACGCTATCAAGACGCATTAGAAGTATATGAAAAAGCTGTTAATATTAGACCAGATTATGCTCAAGGATGGAATGGTCAAGGTAAAACGCTGTATAAATTAAAAAAATACAAAGATGCGCTAGCGGCGTATGATAAAGCAATTCAAATTCAGCCAGATTATTTTGAAGCTTGGAGTGGACGAGGCTTTGTATTGGGAAGTTTACAGCGATATCAAGAAGCGATCGCCTCTTTTGACAAAGCCTTACAATTAAATAATGAAAGCTCGGAAGTCTGGAATGCTAAGGGTGAAGCTTTTAGTAACTTAAATCAATATGACCAAGCAATTAAATCTTTTGAAAAAGCGATTGAGTTGAAACCAGATAATTACGAAGCTTGGTATAAAAAAGGATTAGCTTTACAAACTTCTAACCGATATGAAGAAGCGATCGCAGCTTATGAAAAAGTCGTTGCTTTAAAACCAGACTACGAGCAAGCCTGGTATAATTGGGGAAATTCTTTAGTTAATTTGCGACGCTACCGAGACGCATTTACAGCTTATGATAAAGCTGTGCAATACAAGTCGAATTATTATCAAGCCTGGTTATCCAGAGGTAATGTACTGCTCAATTTACAACGTTATCCAGAAGCAATTGAATCTTTTAATCAAGTCATAAAATATAATCCCAGTAATTATCAAGCATGGTATAATCTGGGTTGGTCGCTGCATCAAACCCAACGCTATGAAGAAGCAATAAAATCTTATAAAAAAGCAGCAACACTTAAGCAAAAAGATTATCAACTCTGGTATAATTTGGGGAATTCGCAATACATTTTGCAAAAATACGAAGATGCGATCGCATCTTATAATAAGGCAGTTCGTTATAAACCAGACCATTCTGAAAGCTGGTATAGCAGAGGGAATGCGTTATTAAATTTGAAACAGTTTAAAGATGCGATCGCGTCTTACGATCAAGCAATAAAATACAAGCCTAATTACCAACAAGCAATAGACGGGCGCAATCAAGCCCAAATTCAACTACAAGGCGAAATATCAAAGCCTAAACCTGTAATTGTGCCAGTTCTCCCATTTCCTAATGCTACTAATTCACCGCAAACGACACCCTAG
- a CDS encoding hybrid sensor histidine kinase/response regulator → MKTTIEDQKNSINYAFSKGIILVVDDNPANLQVLSSFLDQSSFEVWAARSGEKALQRLENDDLPDLILLDIMMPGIDGFETCKQLKSNPRVQDIPVIFMTALSETAHKIKGLQLGAVDYITKPFQHEEVLVRIENHLKLRNLTKTLIAKNTELEQTQTQLIQAEKVAALGQITAGIAHEVNNPINFIAGNLNFVEQYVQEVVSLLYLYQKYLPDPPAEIKTAIQKSDLNFLLNDLSKIIQSMQLGTDRVTEIVSYLNNFSRHRETGKKLTNLHEGLDSTLLILGHRFKYNAHQPSIKLVKEYGSLPLVECFPGEINQVFMNLICNAIDAIEEKYKNKDIETVYQNPGVIKIKTEAIGEQVILRVADNGSGISKADATKIYDAFYTTKPVGKGTGLGLSIAYQIVVNNHHGKLTYDSKPGEGIEFIIELPIR, encoded by the coding sequence ATGAAAACTACTATTGAAGACCAAAAAAATTCTATAAATTACGCTTTTTCTAAGGGAATTATTTTAGTCGTTGACGATAACCCTGCTAATTTACAAGTTTTATCCAGCTTTCTGGATCAGTCTAGTTTTGAAGTTTGGGCGGCACGGAGCGGTGAGAAAGCCCTTCAGCGATTAGAAAATGATGATTTACCTGATTTAATCTTGCTGGATATAATGATGCCCGGTATAGATGGTTTTGAAACTTGTAAACAGCTAAAAAGCAATCCTCGTGTCCAAGATATTCCGGTCATTTTTATGACAGCCCTCTCAGAAACTGCTCATAAAATCAAAGGTTTGCAATTGGGAGCTGTAGACTACATTACCAAACCTTTTCAGCATGAAGAAGTCTTAGTACGGATTGAAAATCATCTAAAGCTGAGAAATTTGACGAAAACCTTAATCGCTAAAAACACCGAATTAGAACAGACTCAAACTCAACTTATTCAAGCAGAAAAGGTAGCAGCTTTAGGTCAAATCACAGCAGGAATTGCTCATGAAGTGAATAATCCCATCAATTTTATAGCTGGCAACTTAAATTTTGTTGAACAGTATGTACAGGAGGTAGTTAGTTTACTATATCTCTATCAAAAATATCTGCCCGATCCACCAGCAGAAATTAAAACCGCGATTCAAAAAAGCGATCTCAACTTTTTGTTAAATGATTTATCTAAAATTATTCAATCCATGCAACTTGGTACAGATCGTGTTACTGAAATTGTCTCATATTTAAACAACTTTTCACGACATAGAGAAACGGGTAAAAAACTAACCAACTTGCATGAAGGGTTAGATAGTACATTACTCATTCTCGGACATCGGTTTAAATATAATGCTCATCAACCAAGCATCAAATTAGTCAAAGAATATGGAAGCTTGCCACTTGTTGAGTGTTTTCCTGGGGAAATTAATCAGGTTTTTATGAATTTAATTTGTAATGCGATCGATGCAATTGAAGAAAAGTATAAAAATAAAGATATTGAGACAGTTTATCAAAATCCTGGAGTTATTAAAATTAAAACTGAGGCAATTGGAGAGCAAGTTATTTTAAGAGTTGCCGACAATGGTTCAGGTATAAGTAAAGCAGATGCAACAAAAATATATGATGCTTTTTACACAACAAAACCTGTCGGTAAAGGAACAGGGCTTGGTCTATCTATTGCTTACCAAATTGTCGTGAATAATCATCACGGCAAGCTCACATACGATTCCAAACCAGGTGAAGGCATAGAGTTTATCATTGAATTACCCATCCGATAA
- a CDS encoding YcjF family protein yields the protein MPLSRIVTLIVGLIVILGLALWLIDSLSRLYWQLSYSPLLGNLLLLLLIVLIGALVAAFVYYVLVLQAGEKRSRRNPKRVTAAQIPAGKSDAASTTLQAVRQQVGQIQDEVARQALLSKSREIEANLARGEIQVVVFGTGSAGKTSLVNAIMGRMVGQVDAPMGTTQVGETYCLRLKGLERKILITDTPGILEAGVAGTEREQMARELATEADLLLFVVDNDLRRSEYEPLRGLAEIGKRSLLVLNKTDLYTDEDKESILARLRQRVRGFIATNDVVAIAANPQPAQLETGETFQPEPDIVPLLRRTAAVLRAEGEDLVADNILLQSLRLGDEARKLIDGQRRRQADKIVERFQWIGAGVVSVTPIPVVDLLATAAVNAQMVVEIGRVYGCELNMERGRELAVSLAKTIASLGIVKGAIQLLSTALQLNVATFIIGRAIQGVTAAYLTRIAGKSFIEYFRHDQDWGDGGMTEVVQRQFQINRRDEFIKAFIQEAIARVVKPLQDKAEAIEEQESRE from the coding sequence ATGCCTCTGTCACGCATAGTAACGCTGATTGTTGGTCTGATCGTCATTTTGGGGCTAGCCCTATGGCTAATTGATTCCCTATCGCGCCTCTATTGGCAATTGTCCTATTCGCCGTTGCTAGGCAATTTGCTGCTGTTGCTGCTGATTGTCCTCATTGGAGCGTTGGTTGCCGCTTTTGTCTATTACGTATTGGTGCTTCAAGCTGGGGAAAAGCGATCGCGCCGTAACCCGAAGCGAGTAACTGCGGCGCAAATTCCTGCTGGCAAATCTGATGCTGCCTCTACAACTCTCCAAGCTGTGCGCCAACAGGTAGGGCAAATTCAAGATGAAGTAGCACGCCAAGCTTTATTAAGTAAATCGCGGGAGATTGAAGCAAATTTAGCACGGGGTGAAATTCAAGTAGTGGTATTTGGTACGGGGAGTGCTGGCAAAACTTCTCTAGTTAATGCGATTATGGGACGCATGGTGGGTCAGGTAGATGCACCGATGGGTACAACTCAGGTTGGAGAAACCTATTGTCTACGGTTGAAGGGATTAGAACGCAAGATTTTAATTACGGATACGCCAGGAATTTTAGAAGCGGGGGTGGCGGGAACGGAACGCGAACAAATGGCACGAGAACTGGCAACAGAAGCCGATTTACTGTTGTTTGTGGTAGATAATGACTTACGGCGCTCAGAATATGAACCACTGCGGGGATTAGCAGAAATTGGTAAGCGATCGCTCTTAGTTCTCAACAAAACTGATTTATATACAGATGAAGATAAAGAATCGATCCTTGCAAGGTTGCGTCAACGGGTACGGGGATTTATTGCTACTAATGATGTGGTAGCGATCGCTGCTAATCCCCAACCTGCACAATTAGAAACTGGCGAAACCTTCCAGCCGGAACCTGATATTGTCCCTTTGCTGCGGCGCACGGCTGCTGTTTTACGTGCCGAAGGTGAAGATTTGGTGGCAGATAATATTCTTTTGCAATCTCTGCGATTGGGAGACGAAGCGCGAAAACTCATTGATGGCCAGCGTCGCCGTCAAGCTGACAAAATCGTAGAACGCTTTCAGTGGATTGGTGCTGGTGTGGTATCAGTTACGCCGATACCAGTAGTAGATTTGCTGGCGACAGCTGCTGTTAATGCTCAAATGGTTGTGGAAATTGGCAGAGTTTACGGCTGTGAATTGAATATGGAACGGGGACGAGAGTTAGCTGTTTCTTTAGCGAAAACGATCGCTAGTTTGGGTATTGTTAAAGGAGCAATTCAATTATTATCTACAGCTTTGCAACTCAATGTTGCCACGTTTATTATTGGTAGAGCAATTCAAGGCGTGACAGCAGCTTATTTAACGCGAATTGCTGGTAAAAGTTTTATTGAATATTTTCGTCATGACCAAGATTGGGGTGATGGTGGAATGACAGAAGTTGTGCAGCGACAGTTTCAAATTAATCGCAGAGATGAGTTTATTAAGGCTTTTATTCAAGAAGCGATCGCGCGGGTGGTGAAGCCGTTACAAGATAAAGCTGAAGCGATCGAAGAACAAGAAAGTAGAGAATAA